The Sabethes cyaneus chromosome 3, idSabCyanKW18_F2, whole genome shotgun sequence DNA window ACCATTCCCTGTTGTTATATTTGCTTAGATAGGTTTGATTGTCCTACAGAGGTGGTAACACATTTGAATGAAGCCCATGCAGAAATGCTGCCTTTCCATTGCGATAAATGTTTGGGATATTTTGACACGCTAGAAGAGGTCAACAAGCATTACATATCGCACGTTTATGAATTCGTTTGTCTCTACTGTCCACGACGGTATTGTTCCGAGCAGTATCTGGCCAATCATAATCTTGTTtgtaaagatttcaaatgcaacCTATGCGATGATACTTTCGAACTCCAAAGTCATCTCAAATTGCATTTGAGGCAAGCTCATGGCTCAGCATTGAAACATAATGGACGcaagaaaaatatttgtaacacATGCGGAAAGGCATTCTTGCATGCTTGTAATCTGTCGCGTCATTTGAAGAATAAACGCTGCGGTAGAAACAGTACACAACAGGTCCAGGTCAAGAAACGAAAAATCAAGCCCGACCCGGATGCACCAATCGATGAAGATGTTGACGATGAAAGGGAGTTTAAAATTCGTCCTCCTTTGACTTGTCAAGTGTGCAGTAAGAAGTTGGACAGCAACAGCAGCTTAGCACGACACATTGAAAAGGAGCACCAGGATTTCAACATACCACTGTTTTCGTGTAATATTTGTCCGAAGAAATTTACAACATTTGAAAAGTGTACTCGCCATCGTGCATTTCATAAGAAATCTAACAAAACCCCATTGCCACTTAAGAAAGATCCTTCAGAAAATGTTTGCAAAATTTGCAACAAACAGTTCCGTTTAGATCATATGTTattgaagcatcttgcggaaATCCATCAATTGACGCTGGAACTTTTCCATTGTGATCAGTGTGGCAAAAAGTTCTCCACTGAGCCGAAATTGCGCAAGCATCAGTACAACACCCATAGGGAGAATAAGAATCTCTATGTGTGTTCTCATTGTGGACAAAAATTCGAGAAAAAATTAACTCTAAAGGATCACGAAACGAAACATTTGAACGCCCCAGCCTATCAGTGCGACATTTGTCTGAAAACGTTCATCCACAAGCATAGCCTCGATCGACACGCTTTGGTGCATTCGGACGAGAAGAACTTTGAGTGCGAATTCTGTCACAAGCAGTTCAAGAGAAACACCACCCTCGTCATACATAGACGAATCCATACCGGTGAAAAGCCGTACGAATGTGTGCCCTGTGGCCAGAGATTTATCGATTCCAGCACTTTGATTAAGCACAGGCAGCGAATGCACCCGAAGTCAGAATAATGAAATGCGTAATGGAGTAATTAAACGTAGTAGTGCGCTTAAACAGTAAGTAACATACCGAAATAAACATTTTGTTCTACTTGATAATCTTTTTTAGCTTTCAATAAAATGGTTAATTTTAAAGTTGTGCTATTTCGTGTTTATATTAGGAGAAATGACCCTGTTAAAACAGGTTACAATTTATTTCAAGATAGTGAATCACAAatgagtgggtcagaaggaaagaggtgtaagtgacaaaaagtgaatttcgagaaaatcagctccAAAGTTAATTTCATCTAGAAAATGTGTCAggtcaaataatacaaaactaatgacgccctatggttgtgttaacatttcttcattaaattctattgaaatcttggaaaagcactttgattttcggaaattataaaattattttgaagtttttatttgcacttacacccctttccttctaagttatgcacttgtatccctttcattccaagcgattataaggaattactacttagagtgaaaaaggtacaagtgcatatcttggaatcatattacaatcatcttcattgaaaggtaggttagcgggcAGGCGGTAGcaattcaggattttctcgctacgtggtgttagtgcatatgtaatattcttgtatagtctgtatcttacgctactgtcTATTTAGAAAGTGGgaatcttcgggaaggttattcaaatgactgtcatctcggagatggtactgaaaatagttcagaatattcgCATTCGTTTGGCgcagaggagttccagataagctagtccatctaaTCGAGGCGTTCCAGTGCAAGGCGTTGGACAATGGCGTCTTGTTCGACCTTATAAAGTTTGCTGTTTGTGTGAGACACAgagcccgacaacgtcaccttcaattgcatagcgtcactcaacaatgaagcagtgaaactTCGGTTTcgacagaagcagcaccgcttcagtttcaaacaggcttcagtcagcgtcagcgaaacgggtttaacttcatcatgactatcggtttcaacttttcatttgtacttttctatcaaatattcagaaggcctgcaactttgaatgcaaatgaattgaatttgagtatcatttcctacaatgcaacgcatataaAAGTTGAGctagtcaatgtcgacaaattgtgcctgactttctacCGTCgccaattgaaacagccaccaacttcaactgaagtttgcttgaaacgttctgttcaacaaatgaagcaagtcacttcatgtatgaagcgaaggtaagagaaagtcagtttcatttatttgtttcgacgatgccgggccctggtgGGACAGggttgcattttatcaccgctgctGTTTCTCATCATTGTGGataagatattagttggagcggTTGACGGTAGACTACATCGAGGaatgccttggaatcctctaacgatggagcaacgAAATGACTTGGACCTAGCCgatgacattgtcttgctcgtatAACGCGGAAATGATATGCAGATAAAGTTAGATGACAcatccgagagctcccagacaACCTGTGAGTCCGTCAATATAGCAAAAACTAACACACCTAttctggctggtaaacggctgaataatgcgtaccgtcggtaccTTTTggacgtgtaggcataaaatagaacctacagtggttcatagcctctaattcagcaactcctattcctacctcctcgtggtaccagccggaatacgaacaactttggtggagatcgggtaaccaaccccggtggatgccaaggtcgtatgccgacaggaaaggagggctctttggAACTTTGTTGgctctccggcgaaacagggggtgggtgtagcaggctttgcaagccgtcaacataacagctatgcaaagtttcagctaaatcaaaaatgacaaattaaaatcgatttgcaaaactccgtggaatcactcacgtctaaaacaaagtatataCATGCCGGCctgcggaaccgaggccgaacgatgccgcttgggcagtagtatattgatcgacggcgatgagtttgaggtattcgacgaatttgtctaccttggcttactggtaacggcggacaatgataccagccgtgagattcagaggtgtattatcagcggaagtcgtgcttaccatgggcttcacaagcaattgcgatcgtgcagactaagtccccatacaaagtgcaccctgtacaagacgcttattagaccggttattctctacgagcatgaaacatggacaatggtcgaggaggacctgcgagtgctcggagttttcgaacgacgagtgctaagaacgatcttcggcggcgtacaggagaacggagtatagaggcggaggatgaaccatgaactcgcacagctctatggcgaacccagtatccagaaggtggctaaagctgcactcatacgatgggcagggcatgttgcaagaatgccggacaactaccctgcaaagatggcgttcgccttaaatccggtaggaaccagacgaccaggagcgcagcgagcaagatggttagacaaggtggagcgagatctggcggagagtactcggtgtccgaggaattggagagcggtagcactcaaccgagttacatggagaaactttgttcaacaggttttgtcttagAACGGCAAAGTA harbors:
- the LOC128742735 gene encoding zinc finger protein ZFP2-like; its protein translation is MAAQGIELTDHTCRLCLANDQEISPMMDALSQEELKNVIEGLLKIQLTACGPFQNACSNCVVKVRLIENIRSEFDGSNKIFDVMWTQYKRIHYPEPMPILKKGRPRLEKNIPPSQPQPQPQKITAAYIIDGMVIENTEIEYVQDEGADFFIKSEAGTVADDIIKQEGEDGESIDESIPVDEDHQDTIDETVEEEYVYEEVPMIEDNRMQEEYLTDETPKDVVRKDDFEDEKEALKNAFIQEDAGYYDKTIPCCYICLDRFDCPTEVVTHLNEAHAEMLPFHCDKCLGYFDTLEEVNKHYISHVYEFVCLYCPRRYCSEQYLANHNLVCKDFKCNLCDDTFELQSHLKLHLRQAHGSALKHNGRKKNICNTCGKAFLHACNLSRHLKNKRCGRNSTQQVQVKKRKIKPDPDAPIDEDVDDEREFKIRPPLTCQVCSKKLDSNSSLARHIEKEHQDFNIPLFSCNICPKKFTTFEKCTRHRAFHKKSNKTPLPLKKDPSENVCKICNKQFRLDHMLLKHLAEIHQLTLELFHCDQCGKKFSTEPKLRKHQYNTHRENKNLYVCSHCGQKFEKKLTLKDHETKHLNAPAYQCDICLKTFIHKHSLDRHALVHSDEKNFECEFCHKQFKRNTTLVIHRRIHTGEKPYECVPCGQRFIDSSTLIKHRQRMHPKSE